A genomic segment from Spinacia oleracea cultivar Varoflay chromosome 3, BTI_SOV_V1, whole genome shotgun sequence encodes:
- the LOC110779541 gene encoding uncharacterized protein — MFNKLFISEDGKKSDRAVTFVGILWALWVTRNARLFRSETGDIQAVQTQISLALKQNAIYRQKDCENLAFLHLPEYMQSYPPGFYFANIGKEIAHMPGSVIYIDGAWNKITSRAGMGWVLQQPQTVETGIIGGCDYGLGHSALHVEAMACMRALQWASGSSIIDIAVYTDSSTLVDFLQGKVKSHIYVRWTVNAILEIGKTFKTCMINKVDRRDIQSAHDLARRAAKEGLQFSSPFGVKPHA, encoded by the exons atgtttaataag CTTTTTATTAGCGAGGATGGCAAGAAAAGTGATCGAGCAGTTACGTTTGTAGGGATCTTGTGGGCATTATGGGTTACACGAAATGCGAGACTATTCCGTTCTGAGACTGGGGACATTCAAGCAGTTCAAACCCaaatttctttagctttgaagcaGAATGCAATTTACAGGCAGAAAGATTGTGAAAACCTGGCTTTTTTACACCTACCAGAGTACATGCAATCCTACCCACCGGGGTTTTATTTTGCAAATATAGGTAAGGAGATTGCTCATATGCCAGGTTCGGTTATTTACATTGATGGAGCGTGGAACAAAATAACTTCAAGAGCTGGAATGGGTTGGGTGCTTCAACAACCACAAACAGTAGAAACAGGAATCATTGGGGGCTGTGACTATGGTCTAGGGCATTCAGCTTTACATGTGGAAGCTATGGCGTGTATGCGTGCGTTACAATGGGCTTCGGGTTCATCAATAATTGACATAGCAGTATATACTGACTCATCAACTTTAGTTGATTTCTTGCAAGGGAAGGTTAAGTCTCATATCTATGTTCGTTGGACGGTTAATGCGATTCTTGAGATAGGGAAAACTTTCAAGACTTGTATGATTAATAAGGTTGATCGACGTGATATACAGTCTGCTCACGACCTGGCAAGAAGGGCAGCTAAGGAAGGATTGCAATTCTCTTCACCATTTGGTGTTAAGCCTCATGCTTAA